CAATCATTAGATAAAATAGAATATGTTTATATCGGGTTACATCTTCAACAAAAAAAAGTATAAAAAATAGAAAAATCAATACGCTATTATATTTAGATAGTAGGTTTTGATGTTTATCTAAAAAGGACATATTTTTCTCAACCGTAAAATTATTTGGTAATTTTTGCTAAAAAATACTGAGCCTGTGACTTAATGCCAAGCCAATATAGTTTTTGTTTAAATGAATGTTTTGCACTATATCTCAAATGGTTGCTACTTTTAGCTTTCAATAAAGGAATATCTTTCCACGGAGAAGCATTTTTAGCGTCTAAAAATGGCTTTGCAGTTGGATAATTAGCCCACTCATGCCATGGTTTCGTTGGGCCTATATAATGAATCAAAATTGTACTGGATGTTATTGGATTTTCTTTTCGACCATCTTGCAGTTCATAATTAATACTATATTGTGTGTTATATTTTTGGTCTAAGTAGACAATTTTACCAGTTAACAACATGTTCAATATATCTTGGTCAAGATAGGAAATTTTAGCTTTAACTTCATCTTGAGATAACAGATTCATCGCCTTTAGTGATATATCATTTTCCTTCCAACTCACTAAATTTAAAACTAAGAAGCCAGCATTAAAATATCCATTAGCAATACTCGGGATCCCCAATGCATCAGCTCTTTTTTTCCACCAATCCGAATCTCTTTCAGGAACAGCAGCAACCACTTGATTTTCTGTAAATTCAAGCTCTAATAATTCACTTAATGAGCCTTGGCACATAATATCCGCATCCATATAAATGATGCGCTCTAGTTGCTCAGAAAAGTAGTCTGCAATGATAAATCTAAAATACGTTGCGTAAGACCAATTTTTGGTGCTTGGTAACGACTTTAGTTGCTCACAATCGACTAAATATATCTTTATGCTTGTTTTATATTGCTCAGCTAACTCACGAAAAAGAGCCTCTTGCTCCGAATCAAAATAATCGGTAAAAACATGAAAACAAAATGATATTTCCACGTTATTCTTTAAGAGAGAGGCAATAGAAATTCCACAACCATATAAAAAATTACGGTCAATACCGTAAGAAATATTTAAACAATTATCTTTAGCAACCACATTTTTGGCTGTAAGATCAATTTGCTTTGTGATTGCACTTTCCTTATTAAAAAACATGTTTAGTCTCTCTTTTTCTTTATAGCGACTTTCTGATCGTACGCGTTTTAATTTTGTCAGCTTTGCTTTTCGCATCTGCCATCAAACTAGACTCTTGGCTTAGTATTTCTTTTAACGGCATTTCAAAATAAACCTTCATAAACCGGAAAATATCTCGCTGAGTTAAACCAATGTCTAATGAAGAAAAGTATAAACCAATTAAATCCTTATTTCGCCAGCGGGTAGGAACTGACGACCTTAACTGTGCGCGATGCAAATCGATGACTGAAATTTTTAAATCTTGCAGATTTTCCGTGAACGGTAGATGCAGTAAGAAATGGCAAATATAACAATCGCGATGGTTAATACCGATACGATGCATCTTACGTACCATCTCGGCAACTCGCTGGATCAACATTTGCTTAGTTTTGAATTTAGGCGGCTGGGTGGCCCAATTAGCGCAGTAATCTTCTAAACTCACTGTTGGAGTGAGGTCTTCAGTAATAATAAATGAATGACGTCGAAGTGGGTTCCACCCTTTTTGCCCAAAAGCGCGTCCATTCATGGTATCAACACCCGCTTCGGTCAATCGATGAATTGCATTCCATTCCCTGTCTGCACCTAAAACAGGTAAACGGAATGAAAAGAAATTCTTCAAAACCTCTTTTAGCGTCGTGCCATAGTGAATCTTAATAAAATAGCTTTTATCATCAAGCTGAAAACGCAATGTTCTACGCGTTTCCAATGCACGAAAGACTTCACCATCCAGTTTATCTGTTTCAACAAATGGGTCTTTATCTTTCCATAATTCGGTAAAAGGTGGTTTTAACTCAACCATTAGAGCATCCTAAAATAATATCGGCCGCTTTTTCCGGTAAACTATACAGATCTTCTGTATCCGCATAGTATTTAGCATTGTTTACCCACTGAGCTCGTTTTTGTGTATCTTGCAAGCTATCGCATAGAGCCTGATTTAAAACCGTCTGTTCAAACGGCTCATTAACCACCACGCCACATTGGGCTTTGTCAATAAACGAGGCATAACCACACACTTCAGTGACTATAATTGGTAATCCAGCAACAATCGCTTCAAGCAGGACAATCCCAGCCGCTTCTTGGTAAGCCGGATGCATCAAAATATCCGCAGCGGCCATTAGCTCCGCAATATCATTGCGTCCGCTAAAAAATGAAACTTGTTTAGCAATCCCTAATGTTTCCGCGAGTCGTTGATATTTAGCGGGTTTATCTTGCCCTACCACCATCAATAATGTGTTACTTCTGATGCTTTCAGGCAGTGCAGCCATCGCCTTGAGAGTTCTATCAACTCCCTTGCGTTTAAAATCAGACCCAACTTGAAGCAGTAAAAATACAGACTCAGGAATTTGATTCTTTTCTCGATAAATACGCTTAGCATCCGCAATCTGTTGGTCATATTTTCGGTCAACGGCTATACCCGGAGTCAGCATGTGAAAGCGCTCATTTTCAGTTCCATAATGCTTTTCAAAATGGGCAATTTGATGGGGAGTGAGCATCATTAGCTGCGTTGCCTTTCCTTTCTGGAAGACGGCTTTTTCAAAAGCGGCATAATGTTTATAGCGCGGAGTCAACTTATAGAAAAAACCTTTTTCTTCAGCCACTTTTTGCGCATAGCAAACATCCGCAGCAAAATAAACATCCAGCTCAGGCATTTTATTAAAGCCAACAATTCTTTCTGCAGGATGTTGCTTCAGATGTGCCATTACCCATTCACAATATTGGGCATTTCGTCCATGGTTAGTGCCTGAACTGGTAGGAACAATAATAATTTCAAATTGTTCTGGACGTTCACCTTCCCATGATTGGGTATAAACACGAATCTGGTGTCCACGAGCTTGGCAAGCCATCGCAATACGTAAAAAGTCGCGTTGTAGCCCACCAAATGGAAAATATTTATACAGACAAAATGCCAATACCATCTTAGTACCTTCCCATCATTGAGCGCATATTCATCGGCAGCATTTGCTCCGTTGCTTCAATCACATCACTCGCAGGGATCACGGAGAGATATTTTTTATTGCGGTCGAGTTCATCTCTAGGTGGCATATTTTCATAATCCCCCGCCCAGAATTTCACTACATTATCGCTCCATGGACGCCAGAAAATATGGTTTGTGGCACCAAATAAGCAAACGATGGGAGTTTTAACCGCGGCAGCGATATGCATCGGTGCAGAATCGACACCAATAAAAAGGGCAGCATGCGCAATTAATGCGCCTAATTCAGGGAAGGATGTTTTTCCTGCAAGCTCAGTCGTTGGCCTAGTTTGGCAATTCTCTGCAATTTCATTCACACACGCTAAGTCTTCTTTGCTTGGGCCTGATGTTAATACCACTTGATAGCCACGAGACTGTAATGCATCAATGACAGCTGAGAATTTTTCATTATCCCAACATTTAAAAATTTGCCGAGCTGTTGGTTGGATCACGACATAGCTGCTGTGAACGCCAAGGTCTAACAGTCTTTGATCAATTTTTTTCCAATCATCTTGTGCATAAGACATGGTTAGGTCTGTTTTAAATTCTTGGATCCCTAACGGTTTTAATACAGAAAGATTATTTAAAACAACATGCTCCCCTTCAGGGGGGGTAAGATGCGTAAAGCTATTTCGCCAAAATTTCGAATCTCGATGACCGAAATCGTGCGAAATCTTAGTTTCAGCGGGAATGGCGCGAACGAGCAACGAAACCATCCATTGGTCGGCAAGGTTAACTACCAAATCATACTGATTACGGCGTAATTTAAACAGCAGGCTTAAAAAGTTGCAGGCTTTGCTGATACCCCCACTTTTCTTACCTTTCATACCATATAGCGTATGGATCTCTTGGTTTTCCGACAAAATGGGAATGGTGTCCTGATAAAGCAAAACATCAATCTGGGCATCAGGATAATTTTGCTTTAATGAGCTGATAACAGGCGTTGTCAGTAGCATGTCACCATGAAACCGCATCTTGATTACAAGAATTTTTTTATACTGTTTTTTCACCAGGAGCTCTTAATCAGGTCTAGTAGATAAATTGATATGGATATTTGACAATAAAATGCGTTATTAATTCCATGAATACTGAATATGTTACTACGTTCAGATTAATGGTTATAGTTTTTAATCAATATCCCAATGGATAGCCACTTTATAGCTAATTTTTGACATAAAAAAACCCAGCCTAAGCTGGGTTCTTCGTACGCAGAAAGCAAAATTATTTGATTTTTGCTTCTTTGTAGATCACATGCTTACGAACAACTGGATCGAATTTTTTCAGTTCCAGTTTTTCTGGCATTGTGCGCTTGTTCTTCGTAGTGGTATAGAAGTGACCTGTACCTTCAGAAGAAACCAGCTTGATTTTCTCGCGAATACCTTTAGCCATTTTTTAGCTCCTTAGTACTTCTCACCGCGGGTACGCAGTTCAGCAAGAACAGCATCAATACCCTTTTTATCGATAACACGCATACCTTTAGCAGATACACGCAGTGTTACGAAACGTTTCTCAGACTCAACCCAGAAACGGTGAGAGTGCAGGTTTGGCAAAAAACGACGTTTGGTCGCGTTTAATGCGTGTGAACGGTTGTTACCGCTCATTGGACGCTTGCCGGTAACTTGGCAGACTCGTGACATGTCTATTCTCCAAAAATCTAATCAGCTCGAGCTTTTTTGTTCTGGGCTTGACTGCCTCGTCAGGCTTAGGAGCCCATCTCAGCAAACTTTTAAGTGATCAACAAAATATATTTATCTTAGCAAAAAAATTTACTGAGATAGGCTCTTCTCGTCAAACCCGAGATCCTTAAAGGTGGCGTAGTATACGCTTTCAATCGTTTTCACTCAAGCCCAACACAGCAAAAGTTGTCATTTTTTAGTCAAAAAAATGATTTTACAGCCATCCACGCTCAGCAAATGAGGTACAAGATTTGTGTCCAACCACAAAATGATCAAGTAATTTAATCCCCATAATGTCACAAGCACTCTGAATTCGCTCAGTAACGTACTTGTCTGCCATGCTTGGTTCAGGGTTTCCTGATGGATGATTATGAGCAAGTACTATCGCTCTGGCATTCATTTTCATGGCAAACCGGATAATTTCTCTTGGGTGTACTTCAACACGATTGATTGTGCCTTTAAACATCTCTTCATGGCAAATCACCTGATGCTGGTTATTCAAAAATAATACCATGAAAACTTCTCGCTCCTGCCCTGAAAACAATTCAAGTAACCTCGATTTCAATGTATTAGGGTTATCCATAACATCATAACAAAGCACTTGTGCAGAAAAACAACGCCTTGCGAGTTCACTTGCTGCCTGCAACTGCGTTAACTTGCAGGTTCCCATACCTTTACATTCAATCAATTTGTCATAGTCAGCTTGCACTAATAAATAGAGTGAACCAAACTCATGAAGTAAACGCTGAGCAAGTTGTAAAACGGGTTCACCCCGTGTTCCTGTACGTAAAAAAATGGCTAATAACTCTGCATCTGATAATGATGCCGCTCCATACGCCAACATTTTTTCTCGTGGTAAAAGCTCCGTGTATTCATGCATCGACTCATCCCCTTTTGTGCCGTTGCCTTCTTTGTAGCCAACCAACATATACAGAGCAATCATCTAAACTAGCCTTTGCGTAGCGCTTCGCAAAAATAGCATTGGGATACAAAATCGGCTCTCTCACCAAGCTCATTGATATGGTAAGATGCCCCCCATGTTGACCAAATCGGACAGAGACCATGACTCAACAAACTTCAGTTAACTCATTATTAGGTAAGCGAATTGTTCTTGGTATCAGTGGTGGAATAGCCGCTTATAAAATTCCTGAGCTCACTCGCCGACTGCGTGATGAAGGGGCATCTGTACGTGTTGTCATGACACCTGCGGCAAAAGCGTTCATTACACCTCTCACGTTGCAAGCCGTTTCCGGTTATCCGGTCGCTGATGATTTGCTAGACCCTGCAGCTGAAGCCGCCATGGGTCACATTGAATTGGCAAAATGGGCTGATATAATTATTTTAGCGCCAGCAACTGCCGATTTAATCGCACGATTAACCACTGGCATGGCGAATGATTTACTCACGACAGTTTGCCTTGCATCTGCGGCACCTATTGCCGTCGTGCCTGCGATGAATCAACAAATGTATCGCGCTGCGGCAACACAGGATAATTTAATCAGACTGCAACAACGCCAGTGTATGATTTGGGGCCCTGATGAAGGCAGCCAAGCATGTGGTGATGTCGGTCCCGGGCGCATGATTGACCCATTAGCGATTGTGAAATTGGCAAGCCAGCATTTTCAATCATATTTAGGTCAGCAATCACGTTCAGATCTAGATGGAATTTCAATCATGGTCACGGCAGGTCCAACCCGTGAAGATTTAGATCCTGTACGCTTTATCAGTAATCATAGTTCTGGGAAAATGGGTTTTGCCATCGCGCAAGCCGCCAGTGAACGCGGAGCGAACGTCACTCTCGTAGCAGGCCCTGTTAATTTGGCAACACCAAATGGTGTAAACCGCATTAACGTGACGAGTGCCCTTGAGATGTATGAGCAAGTACACCAGTCTATTACCGAGCAAGATATTTTTATCGGCTGTGCTGCGGTGGCAGATTACCGTGCCAAAACCGTCGCTGAAAATAAAATTAAGAAACAAGGGGATGAAGTTTCCATTACCCTTGTGCAGAATCCTGACATTGTGGCAAGTGTAGGAAAACTGCCGCAAAATCGTCCATATGTAGTCGGTTTTGCGGCAGAAACCCAAAATGTCGAAGAATACGCACGACAAAAGCGCCAACAAAAGCAACTTGATTTAATTTGTGCGAATGACGTTTCCTTAGCGGATAATGGTTTTAATAGTGATAACAATGCACTACATCTATTTGATGCCTATGGTGATGTTCGATTACCACACAGTAGTAAAATTGAATTAAGCCACCATTTACTTGACGAGATACTCCAACGTTATGAAAAAAATCGATCTGAAAATTCTTGATGCCCGTATTGGGAACGAGTTTCCACTGCCAACTTACGCAACCACTGGCTCTGCGGGTTTAGATTTACGTGCATGTCTTGATGCACCTATCGATTTAGCACCGGGTCAGACTGAATTGATCCCAACGGGTCTAGCTATCCATATTGCAGACGAGCAACTTGCGGCAGTGATTCTGCCACGTTCAGGTTTAGGCCATAAGCATGGTGTTGTTCTGGGTAACTTAGTCGGTTTAATCGATTCCGACTACCAAGGCCAACTGATGGTGTCTGTATGGAACCGTAGCGACAAAGCATTCACTGTTGAACCGGGTGAACGTATGGCACAAATGGTCTTTGTTCCTGTTGTTCAAGCGCAATTCAATATTGTAGATGACTTTGACGCGACTGAACGCGGTGAAGGTGGTTTCGGTCATTCTGGTCGCCAATAAGTCGAACCTATTCACGTTGAAATACCGAATATAGGCGTCCTACAAGCGCCTATATTTATGAACAAAAACAATCAGTGCGGTATTTTTTCACCTCGTGAATGTCTTAGATTTGGTTATAATCTCTACATATTTTAAATCTGTTTTATTCTGAGTGTCACTTTACTCAGAGCGAAATTTTGGATAGTTTGTCTTGCTGTTTTAGCAGGGGTCTTATCAGACATGGCAGAGAATACAATACAAAAACGTAACAGACGTGATGAGATTTTACAGGCTCTTGCGTTAATGTTAGAAAGTAGCGATGGTAGCCAGCGTATTACAACGGCAAAACTCGCTGCAACAGTGGGTGTCTCAGAAGCTGCGCTATATCGTCATTTTCCAAGCAAAATGAAGATGTTCGACAGCTTAATTGAATTTATTGAAGATTCACTTGTTTCCCGCATCAACCTGATTTTAGCGGACGAAAAAGATACACTTGTCCGAATTAAACTGGTTTTAGCGCTAATTTTAGGTTTCTCTGAGAAAAACCCAGGATTAACGCGTATAATGACGGGTCATGCGCTAATGTTCGAGCAAGATAGGCTGCAAGGGCGCATTAACCAATTATTCGAACGTATCGAATCACAGCTGCGACAAGTATTAAAAGAGAAAAAAATCCGTGATGGGCAAGGTTTTCTCCATGACGAATCACTATTAGCTTCTCAACTATTAGCCTTCTGTGAAGGTATGCTGTCCCGCTTCGTACGTTCTGAGTTTCGTTACCGTCCAACGGTAGAGTTCGAAGCTCGCTGGCCTTTAATTTTGGCTCAGTTACAATAACCGCTTATTTATACTACTCACCCCGCCCATTATTGGGCGAGGGCTTTTTTTTCAATTAAATCCCGTACTGCTCACGATACGCTTTCATCGCAGCCAGATGAGGCTGCATATCGTCTTTTTCCGCTAAATACGTAATTAAATCGCTCATTGTGATGATCGAATACACTTTGCATCCGTAGTCACGTTCCACTTCCTGCACCGCAGAAATTTCACCCTTCCCTTTTTCTTGGCGATCTAAACACAGCAACACACCACTCAACGTTGCTTCTTGCTGTTTGATGATTTCCATCGACTCACGAATTGCCGTACCTGCCGTAATCACATCATCGACAACCACAACACGTCCTTGCAGTGGGCTACCCACTAATGTGCCGCCTTCCCCGTGGTCTTTCGCTTCTTTACGATTAAAACAATATGGCATATCGATATCGTGATGTTCTGCTAACGCCACGGCGGTTGTGGTCGCAATCGGAATACCTTTATAGGCTGGACCAAAAATCACATCACACTCAATTGCACTTTCTTTTAATGCTTGTGCATAAAAACGACCGACAAGAGCCAAGTCACGCCCTGTATTAAACAGCCCCGCATTAAAGAAATAGGGACTCTTACGACCTGATTTCAGCGTAAACTCACCAAATTTTAGTACCTGTTTTTTCATGGCAAGTTCAATAAAATCGCGCTGATAGGCTTTCATTGGTCATTCTCCTCATTAATTAGTATTGGTCTTTTTTTGAAACGACTTTCGCGGTTTATCTTCATCAGTAAACAACTTCATCAATAAACTGCGGACATAAAAAAGGCGACTTTTCAGCCGCCTATTTAATCATAAATTTATTTCAGCGCTTCTCGCTGAGCTTCGAAAATGGTGTCTAGCCCCGTTTTCGCTAATGCTAAAAGAGCTAAAAGCTCTTCATGGCTGAACGGTTCGCCTTCTGCGGTACCTTGTACCTCAATCATTCGACCATCATCCATCATCACGACGTTCATATCCGTTTCTGCAGCAGAATCTTCAACATACTCAAGGTCACACAGCGCTTCTTGGTTAACGATACCCACAGACACCGCTGCAACCATAGATTTCAGAGGGCTTTTTGCTAATTTACCTTGAGCAACCATGTTGTTCAGTGCATCAACCAATGCAACACACGCGCCTGAGATAGCCGCAGTACGCGTACCGCCATCCGCTTGGATAACATCGCAATCCAATGTAATGGTGTGTTCGCCAAGTTTTTTCAGGTCAACCGCCGCACGTAATGAACGCGCGATCAGTCGTTGAATTTCCATCGTACGACCAGTTTGTTTCCCTTTCGCAGCTTCACGCTGATTACGAGAATTTGTCGCACGAGGTAACATGCCGTATTCCGCCGTTACCCAACCTTGACCTTGTCCTTTGAGAAAACGAGGAACACCGTCCTCAACGGTCGCGGTGCATAACACTTTAGTGTCGCCAAACTCAATAAGAACAGAGCCTTCCGCATGCTTTGTATAATTACGCGTAATTTTTATTGGACGCATCTGGTCTGCTAATCTACCTGCTGGGCGCATGGTGTTATCTCCGTTATCAACTCAAATTGGCACGTATTATACGTTGTTAATCGGATAATGCCTATCCTGTCATCCGTCATAGCGCTATAATCCTGTTATCTTAATGAATGATAGGAACGAATTATGATCCGTAGTATGACTGCTTTTGCCCGCCGTGATATCAAGGGTGAATGGGGGAATGCGGCTTGGGAGCTGCGTTCCGTAAACCAGCGTTATTTAGAAACCTATATCCGTTTACCCGAGCAATTTCGCAGCTTAGAGCCAGTTATCCGTGAACGCCTTCGTTCCCGTCTAACCCGTGGTAAAGTCGAATGTAACCTACGTTTTGATTTAGATGGTGCTCACCGTGGTGCATTACTGCTCAATGAAGATTTAGCTCGCCAGCTGATTAGCGCTGCGAACTGGGTAAAAAATTACAGCCATGAAGGCGAGATTAATCCGTTAGAAATTTTACGCTGGCCGGGTGTGATGTCCGCTGGTGAACAAGATTTAGACGCGATTAGTGAACAGTTAATGGCTGGCTTAGATGAAACCATCGATGCCTTTATCCAAAGCCGTGAAGCTGAAGGGGCAGCGCTACATAGCCTTATCGAGCAACGTCTGGATGGTGTTTTGGTTGAAGTTGCCAAAGTTCGCCAACATATGCCTGAAATCCTGCAATGGCAGCGTGACCGCCTGCAAAGCAAATTAGACGATGCGCAAATCCAATTGGATAACAACCGCTTAGAGCAAGAACTAATTTTATTGGCACAACGTGTTGATGTAGCAGAAGAGTTAGACCGACTGGAAGCTCACGTCAAAGAGACTCGCAATATTCTGAAGAAAAAAGAAGCCAGCGGTCGCCGCCTCGATTTCATGATGCAAGAATTTAACCGTGAATCAAACACCCTTGCCTCTAAGTCTATTAATAGTGAAGTGACTAACTCTGCTGTTGAGCTCAAAGTATTAATCGAGCAAATGCGCGAACAGATTCAAAACATCGAATAAAATTCACTTTTCAGAGTAACTTCAAGCCAGCTTATTCACTGAATTTGCTGGTTTTTTATTATAAAAGAATAAAAAAACCCGTTCTTACAATTTGGTGTAATAGTAACCAAATTTACTTGCCGATAGAGTATTTCCCTCAATATCAAACCACAATGGGAAATGCGATATGAATCACCATGACCATTTCGAGGATGTCCTCGATATGGTTAATATTGGCTCAGGAGCTCAACGATAATCATACTGCCACGCTATACTTGCTACCACTATATAGCTTCTGACCATTTTGTTGAGACTAACAAAGTGGGTCAAAAAATTGTTAATTTCAGCATGGCTTATAAATCCAAATTTTCACGGCAATGATTGACGTGAAATTAGGTATTAGCAAACTCAAAGTTACCCGCTGTTCGTTGGAAACTGCAAAACTTAGCCAAAATGAATCAAGACAAACATGCTGAGGCTTACCATCAACTTCAAAAGATATTGTCCATGTAAAAACATAAAAGCCCCGACACAAGACGGGGCATTCACAATATTCAAAAGACCTTTCTTTAAACCATCAACCCACTTTTGCCATTTCCAACGGTTTCTCACGCTGGTGCTTATAATGGAAAGAGAAGTAGAAAATCACGGCCAAGATTACGGTATAGGACGAGAATACCAGCCAAATTGACTGCCAATCCTTCACGCCATCCACACTAAAGTAATCAACGACCAATCCACTCAATATCGCCCCAAAATAGGCACCCACACCATTCACCATGGTCATAAATAACCCTTGGGCACTGGCACGCATACGGTGATCCACTTCCTGCTCAATAAAAATAGAACCAGAAATATTAAAGAAATCAAACGCACAGCCATACACAATCATCGACATAATTAAGAACATCAAGCCGATAGTCGATGGGTCACCGAAGGCAAAGAAGCCAAATCTCAGTGTCCATGCCAACATACTGAGCAGCATCACGGTTTTAATACCATAACGCTTTAAAAAGAATGGGATAGCAAGAATAAATGCCACTTCAGCCATTTGGGAAACTGACAGCAAAATCGATGGATACTGAACAATCAAACTGTCTTGATACAGCGGGTTACGCGCAAAATCATGCAAGAACGGGCTACCAAACGTATTGGTAATTTGCAGA
The Providencia alcalifaciens DNA segment above includes these coding regions:
- the slmA gene encoding nucleoid occlusion factor SlmA, with the protein product MAENTIQKRNRRDEILQALALMLESSDGSQRITTAKLAATVGVSEAALYRHFPSKMKMFDSLIEFIEDSLVSRINLILADEKDTLVRIKLVLALILGFSEKNPGLTRIMTGHALMFEQDRLQGRINQLFERIESQLRQVLKEKKIRDGQGFLHDESLLASQLLAFCEGMLSRFVRSEFRYRPTVEFEARWPLILAQLQ
- the rfaP gene encoding lipopolysaccharide core heptose(I) kinase RfaP, with protein sequence MVELKPPFTELWKDKDPFVETDKLDGEVFRALETRRTLRFQLDDKSYFIKIHYGTTLKEVLKNFFSFRLPVLGADREWNAIHRLTEAGVDTMNGRAFGQKGWNPLRRHSFIITEDLTPTVSLEDYCANWATQPPKFKTKQMLIQRVAEMVRKMHRIGINHRDCYICHFLLHLPFTENLQDLKISVIDLHRAQLRSSVPTRWRNKDLIGLYFSSLDIGLTQRDIFRFMKVYFEMPLKEILSQESSLMADAKSKADKIKTRTIRKSL
- the rfaQ gene encoding lipopolysaccharide core heptosyltransferase RfaQ; this translates as MKKQYKKILVIKMRFHGDMLLTTPVISSLKQNYPDAQIDVLLYQDTIPILSENQEIHTLYGMKGKKSGGISKACNFLSLLFKLRRNQYDLVVNLADQWMVSLLVRAIPAETKISHDFGHRDSKFWRNSFTHLTPPEGEHVVLNNLSVLKPLGIQEFKTDLTMSYAQDDWKKIDQRLLDLGVHSSYVVIQPTARQIFKCWDNEKFSAVIDALQSRGYQVVLTSGPSKEDLACVNEIAENCQTRPTTELAGKTSFPELGALIAHAALFIGVDSAPMHIAAAVKTPIVCLFGATNHIFWRPWSDNVVKFWAGDYENMPPRDELDRNKKYLSVIPASDVIEATEQMLPMNMRSMMGRY
- the rpmG gene encoding 50S ribosomal protein L33, which codes for MAKGIREKIKLVSSEGTGHFYTTTKNKRTMPEKLELKKFDPVVRKHVIYKEAKIK
- the rph gene encoding ribonuclease PH, whose product is MRPAGRLADQMRPIKITRNYTKHAEGSVLIEFGDTKVLCTATVEDGVPRFLKGQGQGWVTAEYGMLPRATNSRNQREAAKGKQTGRTMEIQRLIARSLRAAVDLKKLGEHTITLDCDVIQADGGTRTAAISGACVALVDALNNMVAQGKLAKSPLKSMVAAVSVGIVNQEALCDLEYVEDSAAETDMNVVMMDDGRMIEVQGTAEGEPFSHEELLALLALAKTGLDTIFEAQREALK
- the coaBC gene encoding bifunctional phosphopantothenoylcysteine decarboxylase/phosphopantothenate--cysteine ligase CoaBC, with amino-acid sequence MTQQTSVNSLLGKRIVLGISGGIAAYKIPELTRRLRDEGASVRVVMTPAAKAFITPLTLQAVSGYPVADDLLDPAAEAAMGHIELAKWADIIILAPATADLIARLTTGMANDLLTTVCLASAAPIAVVPAMNQQMYRAAATQDNLIRLQQRQCMIWGPDEGSQACGDVGPGRMIDPLAIVKLASQHFQSYLGQQSRSDLDGISIMVTAGPTREDLDPVRFISNHSSGKMGFAIAQAASERGANVTLVAGPVNLATPNGVNRINVTSALEMYEQVHQSITEQDIFIGCAAVADYRAKTVAENKIKKQGDEVSITLVQNPDIVASVGKLPQNRPYVVGFAAETQNVEEYARQKRQQKQLDLICANDVSLADNGFNSDNNALHLFDAYGDVRLPHSSKIELSHHLLDEILQRYEKNRSENS
- the rpmB gene encoding 50S ribosomal protein L28, with translation MSRVCQVTGKRPMSGNNRSHALNATKRRFLPNLHSHRFWVESEKRFVTLRVSAKGMRVIDKKGIDAVLAELRTRGEKY
- the dut gene encoding dUTP diphosphatase, translated to MKKIDLKILDARIGNEFPLPTYATTGSAGLDLRACLDAPIDLAPGQTELIPTGLAIHIADEQLAAVILPRSGLGHKHGVVLGNLVGLIDSDYQGQLMVSVWNRSDKAFTVEPGERMAQMVFVPVVQAQFNIVDDFDATERGEGGFGHSGRQ
- a CDS encoding glycosyltransferase family 4 protein gives rise to the protein MVLAFCLYKYFPFGGLQRDFLRIAMACQARGHQIRVYTQSWEGERPEQFEIIIVPTSSGTNHGRNAQYCEWVMAHLKQHPAERIVGFNKMPELDVYFAADVCYAQKVAEEKGFFYKLTPRYKHYAAFEKAVFQKGKATQLMMLTPHQIAHFEKHYGTENERFHMLTPGIAVDRKYDQQIADAKRIYREKNQIPESVFLLLQVGSDFKRKGVDRTLKAMAALPESIRSNTLLMVVGQDKPAKYQRLAETLGIAKQVSFFSGRNDIAELMAAADILMHPAYQEAAGIVLLEAIVAGLPIIVTEVCGYASFIDKAQCGVVVNEPFEQTVLNQALCDSLQDTQKRAQWVNNAKYYADTEDLYSLPEKAADIILGCSNG
- the radC gene encoding RadC family protein, with the protein product MHEYTELLPREKMLAYGAASLSDAELLAIFLRTGTRGEPVLQLAQRLLHEFGSLYLLVQADYDKLIECKGMGTCKLTQLQAASELARRCFSAQVLCYDVMDNPNTLKSRLLELFSGQEREVFMVLFLNNQHQVICHEEMFKGTINRVEVHPREIIRFAMKMNARAIVLAHNHPSGNPEPSMADKYVTERIQSACDIMGIKLLDHFVVGHKSCTSFAERGWL
- the pyrE gene encoding orotate phosphoribosyltransferase; the protein is MKAYQRDFIELAMKKQVLKFGEFTLKSGRKSPYFFNAGLFNTGRDLALVGRFYAQALKESAIECDVIFGPAYKGIPIATTTAVALAEHHDIDMPYCFNRKEAKDHGEGGTLVGSPLQGRVVVVDDVITAGTAIRESMEIIKQQEATLSGVLLCLDRQEKGKGEISAVQEVERDYGCKVYSIITMSDLITYLAEKDDMQPHLAAMKAYREQYGI
- the waaO gene encoding lipopolysaccharide 3-alpha-galactosyltransferase, with the translated sequence MFFNKESAITKQIDLTAKNVVAKDNCLNISYGIDRNFLYGCGISIASLLKNNVEISFCFHVFTDYFDSEQEALFRELAEQYKTSIKIYLVDCEQLKSLPSTKNWSYATYFRFIIADYFSEQLERIIYMDADIMCQGSLSELLELEFTENQVVAAVPERDSDWWKKRADALGIPSIANGYFNAGFLVLNLVSWKENDISLKAMNLLSQDEVKAKISYLDQDILNMLLTGKIVYLDQKYNTQYSINYELQDGRKENPITSSTILIHYIGPTKPWHEWANYPTAKPFLDAKNASPWKDIPLLKAKSSNHLRYSAKHSFKQKLYWLGIKSQAQYFLAKITK